Proteins encoded in a region of the Alosa sapidissima isolate fAloSap1 chromosome 19, fAloSap1.pri, whole genome shotgun sequence genome:
- the rhov gene encoding rho-related GTP-binding protein RhoV, with product MLPEVGRSVAEAKTESDPTISCMLVGDGAVGKTSMIISYIANGYPDEYHQTAFDVFTGSVTVDGIPVRIQLMDTAGQEEYDKFRSLCYNHTDVFLLCFSVVNPTSFHNITTKWIPQLRAHNPTLPIILIGTQADLRYDVNVLINLNQLRFKPVESSQARGLAEQIRAQDYVECSALTQDNLKEAFDSAIFAAIKHKAYRARKLGIMGRAKTFSSGGWKKFFCFI from the exons ATGTTACCTGAGGTGGGTCGCAGTGTTGCAGAGGCAAAGACCGAGTCTGACCCGACCATCAGCTGTATGTTGGTTGGTGATGGAGCCGTAGGGAAGACCAGCATGATCATCAGCTACATTGCCAACGGTTATCCCGATGAATACCACCAGACAGCGTTCGATGTTTTTACTG GGTCGGTTACAGTGGATGGGATACCTGTCCGAATTCAACTGATGGACACGGCAGGGCAG GAGGAGTATGACAAGTTCCGCTCCCTGTGTTACAACCACACAGATGTGTTCCTCCTGTGCTTCAGTGTGGTCAACCCTACGTCCTTCCACAACATCACCACCAAGTGGATCCCCCAGCTACGTGCCCACAATCCTACGTTACCCATCATCCTCATTGGCACCCAGGCTGACCTGCGATACGACGTCAACGTTCTCATCAACCTGAACCAGCTCCGGTTTAAGCCCGTGGAAAGCTCTCAGGCCCGTGGCCTGGCCGAGCAAATACGGGCGCAGGACTACGTGGAGTGTTCTGCTCTGACCCAGGATAACCTGAAGGAGGCCTTTGACTCGGCCATCTTCGCCGCCATAAAGCACAAGGCCTATCGGGCCAGGAAACTAGGAATTATGGGCCGCGCAAAGACCTTCTCGAGCGGGGGCTGGAAAAAGTTTTTCTGCTTCATCTAA